The following proteins are co-located in the Leptodactylus fuscus isolate aLepFus1 chromosome 8, aLepFus1.hap2, whole genome shotgun sequence genome:
- the LOC142217235 gene encoding uncharacterized protein LOC142217235, producing the protein MANQPPIAASTLDTALLLGIAPNLLNQRTLQHEHPDTSQNADLGVTPLQPGLLAHNIINPATLQEEHDDDPEGGTLAPLSLDTALLVSVVANLVNQRTLQHENPDHSQNTEIAAPSQVTPLQLGLLAHISNNPATLQEEHDDDTEGGTLAPLSQDTALLVSVVANLVNQRTLQHEQQHEQEGEEEEVLQHHLEDQEAHFEDPDAEPLVKKRRYWVHPINELRPSRGVFGQLYHELLLDSQKFYKFLRMPPEAFDVLMEHLGTHLEHQDTIMRKALSPTERLVITLRYIFGNGESFASLHLQFRVGISTISGIVRSTCHVIWQHLQPIAMPSPTQEIWLQAAAGFQSVANFPNCIGAVDGKHIRVHKPPHSGSHFFNYKKYFSVVLMAVADATYRFRAIEVGAYGSTGDSRALLTSVLGRTVLRDQVTLPPPRPLPGTTHPVPFVMVGDEAFPLLENLLRPFPRSRLDARKRVFNMRLSRARRFVECAFGIMSSKWRVFTGALQLPPDTVDLVIKAACVLHNFVLDYDRPNIGVEPQAALGHPLIPSRSSGRTANAAVQVRDAFADYFVSPEGAVPRPFSRLSDEQPDPD; encoded by the exons ATGGCAAACCAACCCCCCATTGCAGCATCAACCCTGGACACGGCACTCCTGCTGGGCATAGCGCCCAATCTTCTGAACCAACGCACACTCCAACACGAG CATCCTGACACTAGTCAAAATGCGGATCTTGGTGTCACCCCGCTGCAGCCTGGCCTACTAGCCCATAATATTATTAATCCTGCCACACTACAAGAGGAG CATGATGACGACCCAGAGGGGGGGACTCTTGCGCCACTCAGCCTGGACACTGCCCTACTTGTGTCTGTGGTTGCAAATCTGGTGAACCAACGCACACTCCAACACGAG AATCCTGACCACAGCCAAAATACAGAAATTGCTGCCCCAAGCCAGGTCACCCCGCTGCAGCTGGGCCTACTGGCCCATATTTCTAATAATCCTGCAACACTACAAGAGGAG CATGATGACGACACCGAGGGGGGGACTCTTGCGCCACTCAGCCAGGACACTGCCCTACTTGTGTCTGTGGTTGCGAATCTGGTGAACCAACGCACACTTCAACACGAG caacAACATgaacaggagggggaggaggaggaggttcttCAACATCATTTGGAGGACCAAGAGGCGCATTTTGAGGACCCAGATGCTGAGCCGCTGGTCAAAAAACGGCGCTATTGGGTCCACCCCATTAATGAATTGAGGCCATCCAGGGGTGTTTTTGGCCAGCTGTATCATGAGTTGCTGCT GGACTCTCAGAAATTTTACAAATTTCTGCGGATGCCTCCAGAGGCCTTTGATGTTCTCATGGAGCACCTGGGCACACATCTGGAGCACCAAGACACCATCATGAGGAAGGCCCTCAGTCCTacggaaaggctggtcatcacgttgcggtat atttttggcaacggggagagttttgcatccctgcacctccaattccgggttggtatatccaccatatccggaattgtgaggagcacatgccatgtgatctggcagcacttgcaacccatagcgatgcccagtccgacacaggagatttggttgcaggcagcagcaggctttcagtctgtggccaatttccccaactgcataggcgcCGTCGACGGTAAGCATATACGTGTTCAtaagccaccgcactcaggatcacatttcttcaactacaagaagtatttttccgtggtcctgatggcggtcgctgatgccacGTACCGTTTTCGTGCTATTgaagtcggtgcctatggtagtactggggactcccgtgCGCTACTGACATCGGTTTTGGGCCGCACAGTACTGCgagatcaggtgactctacctccaccaagaccgcttccgggtaccacgcatccagtcccgttcgtcatggtgggggatgaggcatttcccctcttggaaaacctgctgcgccctttcccacggtcgagactagatgcccggaagagggtcttcaacatgaggctgagccgggcacgacgcttcgtggagtgcgccttcgggatcatgagtagtaagtggagggtcttcaccGGTGCACTGCAGTTGCCTCCCGATACTGTGGACCtggtgatcaaagctgcctgtgtgcttcacaactttgttttggactatgacaggccgaacattggagtggagccacaggcagctttgggtcaCCCACTCATACCATCTCGGTCCTCAGGTCGGACAGCCAACGCAGCTGTACAGGTGCGAGATGCCTTTGCTGACTACTTCGTGAgtcccgaaggtgccgtgcccaggcctttttctcgcctcagtgatgagcagcctgacccggactga